Proteins encoded together in one Terriglobia bacterium window:
- a CDS encoding AbrB/MazE/SpoVT family DNA-binding domain-containing protein codes for MVEFVEVEEIVHTAYITSKGQLVVPAKMRRKYNIKPGTRINFIEEPDGKIVMQPITPEAIRSLRGILKPKTGEKSATGQLLGDRTEDRRREEARLAKHRPR; via the coding sequence ATGGTAGAATTTGTGGAAGTGGAGGAAATCGTGCACACCGCTTACATTACATCCAAGGGCCAATTGGTGGTGCCGGCGAAGATGCGCCGCAAGTACAACATCAAGCCAGGCACCCGGATTAACTTTATAGAGGAGCCGGATGGAAAGATTGTCATGCAGCCGATCACCCCGGAGGCCATCCGTTCCCTGCGAGGGATTCTGAAACCGAAGACGGGTGAGAAGTCGGCCACGGGGCAGTTGTTGGGGGATCGAACCGAAGATCGTCGCCGGGAGGAGGCGCGGCTTGCGAAACATCGTCCTCGATAG
- a CDS encoding type II toxin-antitoxin system VapC family toxin: MRNIVLDSFAVLAFLFDEPAAEQVEALLNKAEQQGDRVLIGAVNWAEVLYRVSRMQGEIGLAAARQFAQTLALEIVPADAVQAEEAAEFKLAHKMSLGDCFAAALAKVRKADLVTGDPDFKSVGGRIRIAWLKPSS; this comes from the coding sequence TTGCGAAACATCGTCCTCGATAGCTTTGCCGTGCTGGCCTTCCTTTTTGATGAACCGGCAGCCGAACAGGTGGAAGCGCTGCTGAACAAGGCGGAGCAGCAAGGAGATCGAGTCCTGATCGGGGCCGTCAACTGGGCGGAGGTTCTTTATCGGGTGTCCCGCATGCAGGGAGAAATCGGGTTAGCGGCCGCGCGGCAGTTCGCCCAAACACTGGCCTTGGAGATTGTTCCCGCCGACGCCGTCCAGGCGGAAGAGGCCGCTGAGTTCAAGCTCGCCCACAAAATGTCGTTGGGCGATTGTTTCGCCGCGGCGCTGGCCAAAGTAAGGAAAGCGGATCTGGTGACCGGCGACCCTGATTTCAAGTCGGTGGGGGGGCGCATCCGAATCGCCTGGCTGAAGCCCTCCTCCTAA
- a CDS encoding N-6 DNA methylase — MQKLITKFQADREYYLSSKYLEAQARVDFVTPFFKALGWDVENEAGALHHQREVIVERGEAETEGRPDYSFRIAGQTRFFVEAKAPCETLSTPKHILQAKGYAWNTKQVSFVILTDFEEFRFYDASIRPDERMPDEGLLLSLKYTEYLRNAEKLWEFSRERVAAGSLDAMLPRDRRTQRLRIPVDAAFLDEMTGWREDLARNVFKNNPDLTAKQLNEIVQRLLDRIVFVRIAEDRRIIEKNQLRDAVEEWRARGGKFHIFDWLNDLFHKINDDFNGEIFKPHLSETIKIESEGLAKIIERLYPPKSPYRFDVIGVELLGSIYERYLGKTIRPTAKTVRVEEKPEVRKAGGVYYTPKYIVDYIVKNTVGKVAEGKTPRQIEKIRILDPACGSGSFLIGAFQYLIDYHVRYLIEHPKEARVHPLFPDLIKDESGEPRLSVIRKARILKNNLFGVDIDPQAVEITMMSLYLKALDGEKSQLPPKHHLLPELKYNIICGNSLIGPDIYSQGTLFGEADRDRINAFDWNSVVAGFGDEMKSGGFNCVIGNPPYGASLGDSEKPYLSQKFKTATSELDTYSMFIERAVGVCAPRGRVSMIVPTGWYSGSKFSKLRQFIAVQTDPQTLINLPYDVFPAWVDTTIFVFSKRAEPTTWPRRSRCGVLLKTFSKRHKIKSLSEFEEDTKFAELTSWFALGGDEFLTYADEATSRIITKMQRTGKPLGEISDVQRGVTPFNLTPTREQKCSVRAFAGTVRRYSIVMGPRRFIRFDDTLAEPKPDRYFKGPRLLLRELISRQFRLQAVKTTEDFVTNKSMQSILQGQAGPALNFILGCVNSRLMSWYFLHRSNIAQRDDFPKIVLKESRGLPIHLPNVHDPADKARHDKLVALVDQMLELHNQKCSAKLAPSELARIDREIGVTDREVDELVYELYKITYEERRLIEEG, encoded by the coding sequence TTGCAGAAACTCATTACCAAATTCCAAGCTGACCGAGAGTACTATCTTTCCAGCAAATACCTCGAAGCCCAGGCCCGCGTGGACTTCGTCACGCCTTTTTTCAAAGCGCTTGGTTGGGATGTTGAAAATGAAGCCGGCGCACTTCACCACCAGCGGGAAGTCATCGTCGAGCGAGGCGAGGCAGAAACTGAAGGCCGACCTGATTACAGCTTTCGAATCGCCGGCCAAACCAGATTCTTCGTCGAGGCCAAGGCCCCTTGCGAAACTCTAAGCACACCAAAGCACATTCTTCAGGCCAAGGGCTACGCTTGGAACACCAAGCAGGTTTCCTTTGTGATCCTGACGGACTTTGAGGAATTCCGCTTCTACGACGCTTCCATTCGGCCCGACGAGCGCATGCCGGATGAAGGTCTCCTACTTTCACTCAAGTACACCGAGTACCTCAGAAATGCAGAGAAGCTCTGGGAGTTTTCTCGGGAGCGTGTTGCGGCGGGCTCACTGGACGCGATGTTGCCTCGCGATCGGCGTACTCAGCGTCTACGGATCCCGGTTGATGCGGCGTTCCTCGATGAGATGACCGGCTGGCGCGAAGACCTAGCCCGGAATGTTTTCAAAAACAATCCCGACCTTACCGCCAAGCAACTGAACGAAATCGTTCAGCGCTTGCTTGACCGTATCGTCTTCGTCCGCATTGCTGAAGACCGGCGCATCATCGAGAAGAACCAGCTCCGCGACGCAGTGGAAGAATGGCGGGCGCGCGGTGGCAAGTTTCATATCTTTGACTGGTTGAACGATCTCTTCCACAAGATCAACGACGACTTCAACGGCGAAATCTTCAAGCCACACCTTTCGGAAACCATCAAGATCGAGTCTGAGGGGCTTGCAAAAATCATTGAGCGCCTCTACCCACCAAAAAGCCCTTATCGTTTCGATGTCATCGGCGTCGAACTGCTCGGCTCCATCTATGAACGTTACCTGGGGAAAACTATCCGGCCCACCGCCAAAACCGTCCGAGTCGAGGAAAAGCCAGAGGTTCGCAAGGCCGGCGGCGTCTATTACACACCCAAATACATTGTCGATTACATCGTCAAGAACACAGTAGGCAAAGTCGCTGAAGGAAAGACGCCCAGACAAATCGAGAAAATCCGCATCCTCGATCCGGCATGCGGCTCTGGTTCCTTCCTCATCGGCGCATTTCAATATCTCATTGATTACCATGTGCGCTACCTCATTGAACACCCGAAGGAAGCTCGCGTTCATCCGCTGTTCCCAGACTTGATCAAGGATGAAAGTGGTGAGCCCCGGCTGTCGGTCATTCGCAAGGCGCGCATATTGAAGAACAACCTCTTCGGGGTGGACATCGACCCTCAGGCTGTTGAGATCACTATGATGAGCCTTTACCTCAAGGCTCTCGATGGTGAGAAATCGCAGCTCCCGCCGAAGCACCACTTGTTGCCCGAACTCAAGTACAACATCATTTGCGGGAATTCCCTCATCGGTCCAGATATCTATAGCCAGGGCACACTGTTCGGCGAGGCGGATCGTGATCGTATCAATGCATTCGACTGGAATTCTGTCGTCGCAGGTTTTGGCGACGAAATGAAATCAGGGGGATTCAATTGCGTGATTGGAAATCCACCATACGGCGCCTCGCTCGGCGATTCTGAAAAGCCGTATCTGTCCCAGAAATTCAAGACAGCCACAAGCGAACTTGATACTTACAGCATGTTCATAGAACGGGCAGTCGGAGTTTGCGCGCCCAGAGGCCGCGTATCGATGATTGTGCCAACTGGTTGGTACAGTGGTTCAAAATTCTCGAAGCTCCGGCAATTCATTGCGGTACAAACGGATCCACAAACGTTGATCAACCTTCCCTATGATGTCTTCCCAGCGTGGGTTGACACAACGATTTTTGTCTTTTCCAAACGTGCTGAACCAACGACTTGGCCACGCCGAAGCCGCTGCGGGGTCCTCCTGAAGACCTTTTCAAAACGACATAAAATCAAGTCGCTATCTGAGTTTGAGGAGGACACGAAATTTGCTGAACTGACAAGCTGGTTTGCACTGGGAGGGGACGAATTCCTAACTTACGCAGACGAGGCCACAAGCAGGATTATCACAAAAATGCAGAGGACAGGTAAGCCTCTCGGAGAGATCTCGGATGTCCAGCGTGGTGTGACCCCGTTCAATCTCACACCCACGCGCGAGCAAAAATGTAGCGTGCGCGCTTTTGCTGGGACGGTACGCCGATATTCCATTGTAATGGGTCCTCGAAGATTCATTCGATTTGATGACACTCTGGCAGAACCTAAACCCGATCGGTATTTCAAAGGACCACGACTGCTCTTGCGGGAACTTATAAGTCGCCAGTTTAGGCTTCAGGCAGTGAAGACCACCGAGGATTTTGTCACCAACAAATCGATGCAGAGTATTTTGCAAGGCCAGGCCGGGCCAGCCCTGAACTTTATTCTCGGGTGTGTGAACAGCCGACTGATGTCGTGGTACTTTCTGCATCGATCTAACATCGCGCAACGCGACGATTTTCCTAAGATTGTTTTAAAGGAGAGCCGGGGTTTGCCTATCCACTTGCCAAATGTTCACGATCCTGCAGATAAGGCGCGCCACGATAAGCTCGTGGCGCTCGTGGACCAGATGCTAGAACTGCACAACCAAAAGTGTTCCGCTAAGCTGGCACCATCGGAACTAGCTCGTATTGACCGGGAAATCGGTGTAACTGATCGCGAAGTTGACGAATTAGTCTACGAGCTCTACAAAATCACATATGAAGAAAGAAGGCTGATCGAGGAAGGCTAG
- a CDS encoding toll/interleukin-1 receptor domain-containing protein, translating to MAYTIFLSHSSSDKEWVKWIAANAQQVGIEVYLYEHDPQPGRLVADKLQAAIHVCDSLVVLITGNSQFSPYVQQEIGSAKALNKPVIPLVQPGIGQSSLAMLQGEEYIPFDFASPEHAMSALLDYLQRAKQSKEKGQGALLVIGAIIVGALLLKGKG from the coding sequence ATGGCGTATACAATTTTCCTGAGCCACAGCTCTTCAGATAAGGAATGGGTCAAATGGATTGCTGCCAATGCACAGCAGGTGGGTATAGAGGTGTACCTTTACGAACATGACCCGCAGCCAGGCAGACTGGTCGCTGACAAGCTCCAAGCTGCAATCCATGTTTGTGATTCATTGGTCGTGTTGATTACCGGAAACAGTCAATTCTCGCCTTATGTCCAGCAGGAAATTGGATCGGCCAAAGCGCTGAATAAGCCCGTGATTCCACTCGTCCAACCAGGCATTGGCCAGTCGAGCCTCGCGATGTTGCAAGGAGAGGAGTACATACCGTTTGACTTCGCCAGCCCTGAGCATGCAATGTCCGCGCTTTTGGATTATTTACAGAGAGCAAAACAGAGCAAGGAGAAGGGGCAAGGTGCTCTCTTGGTGATTGGAGCGATCATCGTCGGGGCTTTACTCCTCAAAGGCAAGGGCTAA
- a CDS encoding DUF4263 domain-containing protein codes for MINRMIDFSSHLDRKGFESDSKATWGQSFFDTVEDLKSLLSRRPPEQRLQQFFESHPYLLPGIDALHNGPLAGIVATKFCLGNSFQTDFSFVSANSQELRITCVEIESPRKSIFRKDGEFSRDYLMAKQQILDWMFWAHHNVKQALDCWGPLMGGRVRRLHTIYFGGYLVFGRRAEIDNPKKQERWSAEDLTLARGLSTMTYDRLLDWREGRWIPKIRYGKIAVCSYKDRRFIAKKLCI; via the coding sequence ATGATAAATAGAATGATTGACTTTTCGAGTCACTTGGATCGAAAGGGCTTTGAATCAGACAGTAAAGCAACATGGGGGCAGTCGTTCTTCGATACTGTGGAAGATCTTAAGTCTCTGCTTAGTCGTCGCCCGCCAGAGCAAAGGTTACAGCAGTTCTTCGAGAGCCATCCGTACCTGCTTCCCGGCATTGACGCCCTACACAACGGTCCTTTGGCTGGAATCGTCGCTACGAAATTCTGTTTAGGGAATTCATTCCAGACTGATTTCTCCTTTGTCAGCGCAAATTCTCAAGAACTACGAATTACCTGCGTGGAGATTGAATCACCCCGGAAGAGCATTTTCAGAAAGGATGGGGAATTCAGCCGTGACTACTTAATGGCAAAACAACAGATTCTGGACTGGATGTTTTGGGCACACCACAACGTTAAACAGGCATTAGATTGTTGGGGCCCTCTCATGGGGGGACGAGTCCGGAGACTACACACGATATATTTCGGGGGCTATCTCGTTTTTGGCAGAAGGGCCGAGATAGATAACCCTAAGAAGCAGGAACGATGGTCAGCGGAAGATCTAACTCTTGCCAGAGGCTTGTCAACCATGACGTATGACAGATTGCTGGACTGGAGAGAAGGTCGCTGGATTCCAAAGATACGGTACGGAAAAATTGCAGTATGTTCTTACAAGGACAGAAGATTCATCGCCAAGAAGCTGTGTATTTAG
- a CDS encoding DUF6338 family protein, translating to MPETMNQILVLLVFIVPGFIVIRVKRIAYPRAEEATLSIVLDSLALSSLVHAICFPIWYWIYASRSYATAPTLFVLQVFVILLLVPVLFGILFNFSVRTDKARWLREFLYFPHPDPTAWDYHFRKGRAYWIWLTFKNGQVMAGLFGPNSFAGSFPNRQDLYIEKLLSLDEHGKVKSLIENSAGALVRMDDLDRIEFFEIGGVKV from the coding sequence ATGCCCGAGACGATGAATCAGATATTAGTCTTGTTGGTTTTCATAGTGCCTGGCTTCATTGTGATTCGAGTGAAGCGCATCGCCTATCCAAGAGCTGAGGAGGCGACGCTCAGCATCGTCCTTGACAGTCTCGCACTCAGCAGCTTGGTTCACGCCATCTGTTTTCCGATTTGGTATTGGATTTATGCTTCTCGGTCTTACGCCACAGCGCCAACTCTCTTCGTGCTGCAGGTGTTCGTGATCCTGCTCCTTGTTCCTGTTCTGTTCGGCATTCTGTTCAATTTTTCTGTCAGGACAGACAAGGCCCGATGGCTTCGTGAATTTCTCTATTTTCCGCATCCCGACCCCACGGCATGGGACTACCATTTTAGAAAGGGAAGGGCCTACTGGATTTGGTTGACATTCAAGAATGGTCAAGTGATGGCTGGGCTCTTCGGCCCAAATTCGTTCGCGGGCTCCTTTCCGAACAGGCAAGACCTTTACATCGAGAAATTGCTTTCACTCGATGAGCATGGTAAAGTCAAATCGTTAATCGAAAACTCTGCGGGAGCGCTCGTAAGGATGGATGATTTGGACCGCATCGAGTTCTTCGAGATCGGAGGAGTCAAAGTATGA